The following coding sequences are from one Balneolales bacterium ANBcel1 window:
- the ggt gene encoding gamma-glutamyltransferase: protein MKANGVIAAGHPETVRAAEEMLKDGGNAFDAVVAAHLAACVAEPVLTSLAGGGFLLSQTSGGDQQLYDFFVQTPRKRRPPEDVEFFPITADFGETRQEFHIGMGSFATPGTVRGLYAIHRDLCSMPMSRLIEPAVRLARFGVEMNRFQAYIIDVVSPVFRASKAAMKRYARVHGGEELLAEGDVLKLPDFADCLEQLVKEGEEFFYNGEIARLVDHAGREKGGHVTLADFESYRVARRKPLNIRYRGGGLAINPGPSSGGTLIAFALKLLEESTPDTRPFGSAEHLLTLAAVQQQTDAARLDFLMNRNMAAPGEEMLDQEYMEAFRRQIRERLRFSRGTTHISVMDREGNTASLTTSNGEGCGRLIPGTGIMMNNMLGEEDLHPMGFGSWPENSRITSMMAPAILNRSDGTVFALGSGGSNRLRTAILQVILNVTDYGMSLEEAVNSPRIHCEKEFLSVEHGFDLTALEPVLNAWPAHKIWGESNLFFGGTHSVSSGPDGFHGVGDPRRGGVARVV, encoded by the coding sequence ATGAAGGCCAATGGTGTAATTGCAGCGGGCCACCCGGAAACGGTACGCGCCGCCGAAGAGATGCTCAAGGATGGAGGGAATGCGTTTGACGCGGTAGTTGCCGCGCATCTTGCCGCCTGTGTGGCCGAGCCGGTGCTTACCTCTCTGGCCGGGGGTGGTTTTCTTCTGTCGCAGACATCCGGAGGTGACCAGCAGTTGTATGATTTTTTTGTGCAGACCCCCCGTAAACGCCGGCCGCCGGAGGACGTGGAGTTTTTCCCCATCACGGCGGACTTCGGTGAGACCCGGCAGGAGTTTCACATTGGGATGGGCTCGTTCGCGACGCCCGGAACGGTCCGGGGCCTCTATGCCATCCACCGTGACCTCTGTTCCATGCCCATGTCGCGGTTGATTGAACCGGCCGTACGGCTGGCCCGCTTCGGTGTGGAGATGAACCGGTTCCAGGCGTATATCATCGATGTCGTGAGTCCGGTTTTCCGCGCGTCAAAGGCGGCCATGAAACGGTACGCCCGTGTGCATGGCGGCGAGGAGCTGCTTGCCGAGGGCGATGTGCTGAAGCTGCCCGATTTCGCGGACTGTCTGGAGCAGCTCGTAAAAGAGGGGGAGGAGTTTTTCTATAACGGGGAGATCGCCCGCCTGGTGGATCACGCGGGACGCGAAAAGGGGGGGCATGTCACCCTGGCCGATTTTGAATCGTACCGGGTAGCGCGGAGGAAGCCGCTGAACATCCGGTATAGGGGTGGCGGTCTGGCAATCAATCCCGGTCCGAGTTCGGGCGGTACGCTCATCGCGTTTGCACTCAAACTGCTGGAGGAGTCAACTCCGGACACACGCCCTTTTGGTTCTGCGGAACATCTGCTGACCCTGGCGGCAGTGCAGCAACAGACCGACGCCGCCCGGCTCGATTTTCTGATGAACCGCAATATGGCCGCGCCCGGTGAAGAGATGCTGGATCAGGAGTATATGGAAGCTTTTCGGCGTCAGATTCGGGAGAGACTTCGATTCTCCAGGGGAACCACTCACATCAGTGTAATGGACCGGGAGGGCAATACCGCCAGTCTGACCACCAGCAACGGCGAAGGGTGCGGACGGTTGATTCCCGGCACCGGCATTATGATGAATAACATGCTGGGAGAGGAGGATTTGCATCCGATGGGCTTCGGTTCCTGGCCGGAGAATTCCCGCATCACCTCCATGATGGCCCCGGCCATTCTGAACAGGTCCGATGGTACGGTGTTTGCCCTGGGTTCCGGCGGCTCCAACCGGCTGCGCACCGCCATCCTCCAGGTGATTCTGAATGTGACGGATTACGGCATGTCGCTGGAAGAGGCGGTTAACAGTCCGCGCATACACTGTGAAAAAGAGTTCCTGTCGGTGGAACATGGCTTTGACCTCACGGCGCTTGAACCGGTACTGAACGCCTGGCCCGCCCACAAGATTTGGGGGGAGTCCAATCTTTTCTTCGGCGGCACGCACTCGGTGTCATCCGGACCCGACGGTTTTCACGGAGTAGGCGATCCGCGGCGGGGTGGTGTTGCCCGTGTGGTATGA
- the truA gene encoding tRNA pseudouridine(38-40) synthase TruA — MPRYVIQLSYDGTRYNGWQRQPNVPTVQGAVEEAAARVIQEDVQLYGSGRTDAGVHAEEQFAHFDTHIPVETDKLLYSLRRMLPDDIYIAGIREVAEHFHARFDAGWRQYRYQLLLQPDPFQRMYAWYPGEGLDWKTMRRCAGLLDGELDFSGFSRNTEDLPHSRCTILQSDMEMSGEGMVCYRIRSNRFLRSMVRALVGGMVSVASGKKEFSWFKKHLNQGMEIDNIALAPAGGLFLEKVFYPKSVLDLTQR, encoded by the coding sequence ATGCCACGCTATGTCATACAGCTAAGCTACGACGGCACGCGCTATAACGGATGGCAGCGGCAGCCGAATGTGCCGACCGTGCAGGGGGCGGTGGAAGAAGCGGCCGCCAGAGTGATTCAGGAGGATGTACAGCTATACGGGTCGGGACGGACTGATGCGGGAGTGCATGCCGAAGAGCAGTTTGCTCACTTCGATACCCATATTCCGGTCGAGACCGATAAGCTTTTGTACAGCCTTCGGCGGATGCTCCCGGACGATATTTACATTGCCGGAATCCGCGAAGTTGCCGAGCACTTCCATGCCCGGTTTGATGCCGGTTGGCGCCAGTACCGGTATCAGTTGCTGCTTCAGCCCGATCCGTTTCAGCGCATGTACGCCTGGTACCCCGGCGAAGGGCTGGACTGGAAGACGATGAGACGATGTGCCGGGCTGCTGGACGGCGAACTCGATTTTTCCGGATTTTCCCGAAATACCGAAGACCTTCCTCACAGCCGTTGCACCATCCTGCAATCTGACATGGAAATGAGTGGAGAGGGGATGGTCTGCTATCGCATCCGCTCGAACCGGTTTCTCCGGTCGATGGTGCGAGCACTTGTTGGCGGTATGGTCTCTGTTGCCAGCGGTAAAAAAGAGTTCAGCTGGTTTAAAAAACACTTGAATCAAGGAATGGAAATCGATAATATTGCGCTTGCTCCAGCCGGGGGGCTGTTCCTTGAAAAAGTTTTTTACCCCAAATCGGTTTTGGATTTGACACAAAGGTAA
- the ccsA gene encoding cytochrome c biogenesis protein CcsA, whose protein sequence is MIGILGHVALSLAFVSALFATWFYYRASRIGDILAKGGHTQNGKTPSGARSAADGNPAAHGNPNGGTASAEHETTGSGTASSAAHDPLVLRADKYESIGNVLFFLKGSFTLFASGLLVYLLFTHQFQYYYVFNYTSTDLQNVYLWAAFYSGQEGSLLLWVLSSFLVGLALIKWTTKEYRAPVMVFMGLTQVFLLSMVSGFPVPGLGELGASPFRTLASEMADSPIFQRNPDFVPAEGSGLNDLLRSPWIIIHPPVIFLGFAMMTVPYAFALASLWKRKYHEWIHVALPWTLGANLCLLTAIFLGGYWAYVTLSFGGYWAWDPVENASLVPWIFGMAGIHAMLIQKKHASSHKASIIFAILAYVTIVYQTFLTRSGILGDSSVHSFVDLGLYNYLLMFMLVTAATGVGLLAYRYRELPEPEKESPLLSREFMMFSGAMVLFLVGLVIILGTSSPVLGRLFVDNPTPPDQQFYNNWSLPFGVLIGLLTVVTQYLWWKRHNAESLASALIAPTLAASILTISVVVWLDMKNLAYMIYLFAAIFAVAGNGIIMFRLMRSNPRRIGGTLTHIGFAVLMIGFLGAAFDRPMVDSQTREYNRAVAAGQVYDDDGFRVNQPVEFVELEKGLPKLIDGRYMVTFLSAEITEDRRPGEQEYEVQFEDINSGRTFVMRPTVYPMLSNSSPGAVEWTVDPDVRTGWYRDIFMYVAGSSLVDREIERMNRENPGQFQSIDQLGPQMAEYDPDLTEVTIRRGSTVQLGEYTITFRNFIYIDEAELPDNSIIGVKADLLMVHRESGESREVHPQYVLVTQEDGQYAFNPPEPLEFVEDGMVRFTEIRPERDEIALEIRGVEGEAEREWILLAAEHKPMISVVWLGTFLLMFGFSVAIMYRWADQKKRESQEKKNQNQNINLKDVPEDELAGTREEINQ, encoded by the coding sequence ATGATTGGAATTCTCGGCCACGTCGCCCTCTCTCTTGCTTTTGTAAGCGCCCTGTTTGCCACCTGGTTCTATTATCGTGCTTCCCGGATCGGGGATATCCTTGCCAAAGGCGGGCATACGCAGAACGGAAAAACCCCGAGCGGCGCCAGATCGGCCGCTGACGGCAACCCCGCTGCTCATGGCAATCCGAATGGCGGCACCGCTTCCGCCGAACATGAAACCACCGGATCCGGTACCGCTTCATCCGCTGCACATGATCCACTGGTGCTCCGCGCCGACAAGTACGAGTCCATTGGCAACGTCCTGTTTTTCCTGAAAGGGTCGTTTACCCTCTTTGCGTCCGGGCTGCTGGTTTATCTGCTCTTCACCCATCAGTTCCAGTACTACTACGTATTCAACTACACCAGTACCGACCTTCAGAATGTTTATCTGTGGGCGGCGTTTTACAGCGGGCAGGAGGGAAGTCTGCTGCTGTGGGTGCTCTCCTCGTTTCTGGTAGGGCTGGCTCTCATCAAATGGACCACCAAAGAGTATCGCGCACCGGTGATGGTTTTCATGGGCCTGACCCAGGTATTCCTGCTCTCCATGGTGTCCGGCTTCCCGGTACCCGGCCTTGGCGAACTCGGCGCCTCGCCCTTCCGCACCCTTGCCTCCGAAATGGCCGATTCACCGATATTCCAGCGCAATCCCGACTTTGTGCCCGCCGAGGGAAGCGGTCTGAACGACCTGCTTCGCAGCCCCTGGATCATCATCCATCCCCCCGTCATTTTTCTGGGGTTCGCGATGATGACCGTGCCCTACGCTTTCGCGCTGGCTTCCCTGTGGAAGCGCAAGTACCACGAGTGGATCCATGTCGCGCTGCCATGGACCCTCGGCGCCAATCTGTGCCTGTTGACCGCCATCTTTCTCGGTGGGTACTGGGCATATGTGACCCTTTCGTTCGGTGGATACTGGGCCTGGGACCCGGTGGAGAACGCCTCGCTGGTCCCCTGGATTTTCGGCATGGCCGGTATCCACGCCATGCTCATCCAGAAAAAACACGCCAGTTCGCACAAGGCATCCATCATTTTCGCGATCCTGGCGTATGTCACCATTGTGTACCAGACCTTCCTGACGCGCTCCGGCATCCTGGGCGACTCTTCAGTGCACAGTTTCGTGGACCTTGGGCTCTACAACTACCTGCTGATGTTCATGCTGGTGACCGCCGCCACAGGTGTCGGCCTGCTGGCATACCGCTACCGCGAGCTGCCCGAGCCAGAGAAGGAATCCCCGCTGTTAAGCCGGGAGTTTATGATGTTTTCCGGGGCGATGGTGCTGTTTCTGGTCGGACTGGTGATTATCCTCGGAACCAGCTCACCGGTACTTGGCCGGCTGTTTGTCGACAATCCCACCCCGCCCGATCAGCAGTTCTACAACAACTGGAGCCTGCCCTTCGGAGTGCTCATCGGTCTGCTCACGGTCGTGACCCAGTACCTGTGGTGGAAGCGGCATAACGCAGAATCCCTCGCCTCCGCACTCATCGCGCCGACACTCGCCGCCTCGATTCTCACCATATCGGTGGTGGTCTGGCTCGACATGAAGAATCTTGCCTATATGATCTATCTCTTCGCCGCCATTTTCGCAGTGGCCGGTAACGGGATCATCATGTTCCGCCTGATGCGCTCCAACCCCAGGCGGATCGGCGGCACCCTCACCCATATCGGTTTCGCCGTACTCATGATCGGCTTCCTTGGCGCGGCATTCGACAGGCCCATGGTCGATTCGCAGACAAGAGAGTACAACAGGGCCGTTGCGGCCGGACAGGTGTATGATGATGACGGATTCCGGGTTAATCAGCCGGTGGAATTTGTGGAACTCGAAAAGGGTCTGCCGAAACTGATCGACGGACGCTATATGGTCACGTTTCTGAGTGCCGAGATCACAGAGGACAGAAGGCCAGGGGAGCAGGAGTATGAAGTACAGTTTGAGGACATCAATTCCGGGCGTACTTTTGTGATGCGGCCGACGGTCTACCCCATGCTCTCAAACTCCTCCCCCGGAGCAGTGGAGTGGACCGTGGATCCGGATGTGCGCACCGGCTGGTACCGGGATATTTTTATGTATGTGGCGGGTTCTTCTCTGGTTGACCGGGAAATCGAGCGCATGAATAGGGAAAACCCCGGGCAGTTCCAGTCCATTGACCAGCTGGGGCCGCAAATGGCTGAGTATGATCCGGACCTGACCGAGGTGACCATTCGGCGCGGCAGCACGGTGCAGCTGGGTGAGTATACCATCACCTTCCGGAATTTTATTTATATCGATGAGGCGGAACTGCCTGATAACAGCATCATCGGGGTGAAAGCCGACCTGCTGATGGTGCACCGGGAAAGCGGGGAGAGCCGGGAGGTTCATCCGCAGTATGTTCTGGTTACGCAGGAAGACGGGCAGTACGCCTTCAACCCGCCGGAACCACTGGAATTTGTTGAGGACGGCATGGTTCGGTTCACCGAAATTCGACCCGAGCGAGATGAGATCGCCCTGGAAATACGTGGCGTGGAAGGGGAGGCCGAGCGCGAATGGATTCTTTTGGCCGCCGAACACAAGCCGATGATATCGGTGGTCTGGCTCGGGACCTTTTTGTTGATGTTCGGTTTCAGTGTCGCTATTATGTATCGCTGGGCCGACCAGAAAAAGCGGGAGAGCCAGGAAAAAAAGAATCAGAATCAGAATATTAATTTGAAGGATGTGCCGGAGGATGAATTGGCCGGTACCCGTGAGGAGATCAATCAGTAA
- a CDS encoding cytochrome c maturation protein CcmE yields MRPRLVFGIIGIIAFTSLVMFNFSQSISSYVDFEQAATLSGDNIHVIGTWDNTRPARFSTETMTFSFYMNDEAGNSRRVTYPRPKPNNFEQADQIVVIGEMRGETFVSRDMLVKCPSKYNDAVTPELSELQ; encoded by the coding sequence ATGCGACCCAGACTTGTTTTCGGAATCATCGGTATTATCGCCTTCACCTCTCTGGTGATGTTCAACTTCAGTCAGAGCATCAGCTCGTATGTCGACTTTGAGCAGGCAGCAACGCTTAGCGGTGACAATATCCATGTCATCGGTACATGGGACAACACCCGGCCCGCCAGATTTTCCACCGAAACCATGACGTTCTCTTTTTATATGAACGATGAAGCGGGCAACTCTCGTCGGGTGACCTATCCGCGGCCGAAGCCCAATAATTTCGAGCAGGCAGACCAGATCGTTGTAATCGGAGAGATGCGCGGTGAAACGTTTGTATCGCGCGACATGCTGGTCAAATGCCCGTCCAAGTATAACGATGCCGTCACCCCCGAACTTTCCGAACTGCAGTAA